The region GGTTTATTTTTAAGCTATTTAGTAATAACTGAGCATTCTGAACATTTTTTCAAATGTACAATCAAGTTCTCAATATTTTAACTTCAACATATCATTTATTATATGTTAGGGCAATCTCATTAATCTTTCTTATAATTATCTTTGCTCTTCTCCAATatctatttttcttaaaagacTTTAGAATACTTTTTTCAATTTCACatctcattgggattttgatgagactggaaataaatctataaattaaGAACATCCCCGCTATACAAGTCcccttttattttcaattaaatgttgtttttcattattttcattctaCATTTTTGCTATTTgttccttttaaagaaattttagtaTTTCAAACCCTTTTTTGCACCCAttgtatttttctgattattacaAGAGTTTAGGAAACTATTGGTTTTTATATTATTACCCACCTTAATGGGTTTAATTAGTTCATTTTAAATTAACCTTTAAAAGCATATCGTAGGCATGCTTTTGTTTGCCTAATAAACATTTGCCTATTCTTTTATATCAATAAATCAATATTGAGCAATCAATTGAAAATTGGTCAATTGCCCAATATCATTTTGCTTTAATCTTTTCTGTTGTAATAGcatataagtaaaattttaattcaatCAAGGGTTTTCAAAACTTTTTAAGGGGAGATTTAACCTATTTTGATAAATTTGATTTCCTCTCATCTTGATCCATGTTCTCTAATTTTTTAGATCATCttcatgttgtttttgttttctgtcttttgcCATAGGGACTGAATTATTCTTTGCTTTTATCTTCTCTGTTTTGAAAGAAATatgtttttagttcttttagttgcaatttctaactttgtaaaaaaatatttagaccTTTATTTCTAGAGTTGTTAAAGTCAAGAAGAAAATGTCATGAATCCATGCAATTTAAGGTCAGAGATGTAGCACACTTCCTTTTGCTGTCCTTCCCTCATttggttgccagatttagcaaataaaaacacagggTGCTGTTAAGTTTGAATTTATATGAACAAATAATTTCTTAGTATAAgttccatgcaatatttgggaaatacttatactaaaaaattatcatTGCATATCTGAAAATCAAACCTAACTGGGTGTCCTGGATTTTATCTGATAACCCTACTTTCCCATCCAGACTTTAACATATAATGTTTTTATACTCAAcatttgtatattattttcttgtacaactatttaatatttttgaagttttGTAAACAAATTAACCATTATTCAAGACTTAACTGCATGTTTAACTGATTTTAGTGTTTGTTACCAGTTCTTTTACACTATGACTTCCACATTCTTGAGCTCTCTTTAAGAAAGGTACGTATTTgatatgttttctgttttcttgcttATCTAATTCGTTACCTACAAACGTAAAAGACAATTTAGTTGATAAGATAAACTATGGGCGATAACAGATTTTTCAGTCTCACAATTCTGAAGGTGTTATTCTGTTGTCTTTTGACAGTTACTGTTGCAgaggtctttatccattttccctcTTTGGTTTTTTAGATAACCAGAATTTTTCCACACCTCCTAGTGTCTGAACCTATGAATAAATGTGGAAAACTGGGAAGGGGAATGGGTGAGAGTGTATTATGGTAACCTCATAGTGCAGCACCCCTGCAACAAAAGGCTGGTTCTTGAGTTTTCTGGGTGACAGAAATAACATCTCTAAGATACCCTATCTTGGATAAGGGTCATACACTGTTTTCCGAATTTACTGGCCCTTTAGTTAATTCTTCAACATTTGAGAACTTGTTGTCTACCAGTTTGAGTTTCAAGttttgtgtgttttcattttttttctgtagctTCTTTACAGGTGAGTCAAGATGCTATTTCATTTATAGCTAGCCAATTTCAATTCAAaccaaaatataagaaaatgttttGAAGTCAGTGAAAATACAAAATTGAACATACAGTATGACTTCATGCACATGAAAATGCACAGGAAAAAAGGCTTAGAATGAAACAGGATGAAAAGTTTTCTTCTTGActcttctatatattttataatgactaTGCATAATATTTattgtagaaaaagaaaatgctttaatttaaaatatcctcCTAAGGATCTCCTCTTGAAGCAAATGATTCTTAGTAGGAATTAGGAGAAACTATAAATGTTGCTTGGGATTATTTGGGTTATTTATAGAATTTTCTTCCCAGCAGCATTTACTGGGCTTAAGGTGAAGCTTTGATTAAAGCTGTTATCACTAAATGAACAGAATTATAAGGTTTTTCTTCTGCGATTACTATGAAGATGTGAATTCTGATCGAACCCCTTATAATACTCATGGCATTTATGAATTTTTTCTCCCATGTGGACTCTTTGATGAATTCGAAGAGCTGAGCTATGGCTGAAACCCTTACCACACTTAGCACATTGATAAGGCTTCTCTCCTGTGTGGACCCTCTGATGAATGTGAAGATTTGAGCTGTGACTAAAGCCCTTTCCACAATCATCACACTTATAGGGTTTTTCTCCTGTATGGACTCTCTGATGAATGAGAAGATGTGAACGCTGACTGAAGCCCTTCCCACACTGTTCACatttatagggtttctctccagtatgtacTCTTTGGTGAGTGTGAAGTTTGGAACTCTTGCTGAAGCCCTTCCCACATTCATGACAAGTATAGGGCTTCTCCCCTGTATGGACCCTCTGATGAATGCGAAGATCTGAGCTGTGACTAAAGTCCTTCCCACAGTCATCACATTTGTAAGGCTTCTCTCCTGTATGCACCCTCTGATGGATTTGAAGATTTGAGCGCTGGGTAAAGCCCTTACCACAGTCATCACATTTATAGGACTTTTCTCCCGTGTGGACTAACTGATGAATTCGAAGATTTGAACTCTGACTGAAGCCCTTACCACACTCATCACacttatatggtttttctcctgtgTGGACTCTCTGATGAACATGAAGTACTGAACTCCGACTAAAACTCTTACCACACTGATCACACTTAAAAGGCTTCTCTCCTATGTGAAGTCTCTGGTGAATGTGAAGTAATGAATTTCTACTGAGGTCCTTATCACACTGCAGTCTATAGAGTTTCTCTTCTGTGTGGACTCTTTGATGACAGTGAAGACTGGAGATCTGACTGAAGCTCTTACTACACACATTACATATATAAGGTACCTCCCCTGGGTGGACTCTCTGATGAAAGTGAACACCGAAGCTCTGACTAAAGTTACTGGCAACTTCATCACATCTGTACAGCTTCTTACCTATGTGGATTCTTGGATGTCTGTATACGTCTGATCTCTGAGTGAAGCATGCTGTGCTGATGGAGCATGGATAGAACTTTTCTCCAAGTTGATTTCTCTTGTGAACACACTGTGAGTTCCAATAATaaatttctttacatttattaCATCCACAGTATTTCTCTTCCACAGAGCCTTTCAGCAGGTCATTTTGGCATATCTCCCCAATGTACTCTGGAAGGGCTTCCTCTCCTGGGATATAAGGATGCTGACCTATGAGCTTCTGTTCTTTTTCCACAGAGAGATTTTTCGTGGATATGCCAACATGGTATCCGCATCCTTGAAAACCACGTGAATCACTCACATAGATTTCTCTACCATCATCTTCAGTGTGTTTTGTTTCTAAGGATTGACAAGGTATAAACTTCGTATATTTTAAGTTCCTGGGAATTTTGCCTTCAAAAGTCAGTTCATAGTTCCCAAACCCGGGTACTTGTGTGGAGAGTATTAACCATTCTTGACGGTGAGAAAGGTGTTGCTGCTTTAGGTCTTTGGAATCTATACCTTGAACCATTTCCACATAGTTTTGATTATCATATGTCTGAGTGCTGGCATTCCTCCAGCCTTGCCAGCAGGAAAGATGTTCATGTTCAAAATATCTGAATCTTTCTTCTTGGGGTCTGTAGCTCTCTTTCCAGTTTCCTAGAAAAATAAGCAGATAATCCAGTGGTAAGATGAAAGCTGTGCTTAAAAATTTCCAAGTATCTCAATCAACAAGCTCCAGAATTACAGGAATATATGTGTGGGTGCAAGTGGGAAAGAAGTGTTATGACTTAGGCTGCTCCATATTTGGGTGTggaattcatttgtttgttcattcatagatgtattcattcattcaacaaacatatcTTGAGCATCTACTACTTACCAGGtactgttagaaaaaaaaaagtccgacTGGTTTCATGGAAATAGTCTTAAAGACTGAGATTTAATTAGATTACTCTATTTGGGACattattataagaaataaaatattgtttctatttttctgttctaaAATAGTGTAGTAGATTGTGGGAAAAAACTCTCTACTTTATCTACATCTTTGGGTGTTCCCCTTACACACTGACTCTAGGCTTGGCTATATAATTCGCTTTGGCCACTGGGACAAAAGTGAGACAAGCAGAGATTCGCAAAGTGCTCGTGCATTGGGGCTTGGCCTCTCTTGCTGGTTTTGAAAGTCCTGTGATCACCACCATGTAAATGAGCCTGGGCTGGCCTCCCTGAAGAGAGACATATGGTCAATACATGCCTGTTATAACACTGATACTGACCAACTGGCATTCAGGCTGTCCAGTTTCATCTTAGACCATCCAGCCCCAATCAAGTCACTCCATGATAGAAGATCCATCTAACCAACTagaatcatgaaaaataaagtttgttttaagtcactaagtttgcggtagtttgttatacagcaaaagctAACTTACAAATAGAACATGAAGAGAGAACAAATTGAGGACTGCACAAAATTATGGGCGGAAATCTGTGCTTTAAGTGTaatccagaaaataaataagaatctcAAATACCTATTAATTACATAGCCAAAATGTTTTGGAAGATATCTTGCTTTCTTTATCTTCCATTTGTCATGTGATTTAAGACCCATTTTTGAGAATGTTTCTTCTACCTCAATACAGCACCCTAATAAAGAAccaaaatactcaacaaaacTGGTCCCAGAAGAAACTAACCTTATTCCCTAAGAGTTGGGATAATTTACCTACTGACACGACATTTGTGTAGTTCTCCCACATGACCTCTCTGTAGAGCTTTTTTTGAGAAGAATCCAAGAATTTCCACTCCTCCCAAGTAAAATTAACAGTCACATCTTCAAATGTTACTGCCATCTGGTCGAAGATCAGGCTTTCCCGGAAGAAGAAATCTAAGTGAGAAGATggacaaagaaaaagacattcaGCAGGTAACATAAGTGgtaaaccagaaagaaaaagaaataactccaataatgaagaaaaacaagaaaggtaAGAGGAGACATAATAAGAGGTCAAGTAGTTAAATAATGTATCCAATCATTGAACACCATCACCATCATGAGaaacatttatatagcatttgTCTGCTAACCACTGGGCCAAGTAAGTACTTCACATATATTTCAagtaatcctcacagcaatcctatgttgtagatactattattatcctcattttacacattAGTAATAATGGTTGAAAAAGATTAATTCCCAAGATCATGGACCTGGAGGTACTGCAGTGAGGACCCAGGTCTACATACTTTGGACCAGAACTATTTGCCAACTGTAACAATATTGCTTCATGTTGCTTATATTATTGCTTCATGATTGATCATTTTAGACTGTTTACTTCCCACTGTGAGATGAGGAATTAGATTACCACCCGTACCTCCACTCCTCATCCTCCTATAGCATTATCACTAATTTTCTGGTTAAATCAATAAGCAGTGCTTATATAATTTTGAATATGATTATATActgtttttttgtgggggggaatTACCtgtttaatttttacttaataaatt is a window of Eschrichtius robustus isolate mEscRob2 chromosome 11, mEscRob2.pri, whole genome shotgun sequence DNA encoding:
- the ZNF214 gene encoding zinc finger protein 214 produces the protein MPPFYSSAFSTLHPSPKREHEGGRNVHCFPHSLIPDFFFRESLIFDQMAVTFEDVTVNFTWEEWKFLDSSQKKLYREVMWENYTNVVSVGNWKESYRPQEERFRYFEHEHLSCWQGWRNASTQTYDNQNYVEMVQGIDSKDLKQQHLSHRQEWLILSTQVPGFGNYELTFEGKIPRNLKYTKFIPCQSLETKHTEDDGREIYVSDSRGFQGCGYHVGISTKNLSVEKEQKLIGQHPYIPGEEALPEYIGEICQNDLLKGSVEEKYCGCNKCKEIYYWNSQCVHKRNQLGEKFYPCSISTACFTQRSDVYRHPRIHIGKKLYRCDEVASNFSQSFGVHFHQRVHPGEVPYICNVCSKSFSQISSLHCHQRVHTEEKLYRLQCDKDLSRNSLLHIHQRLHIGEKPFKCDQCGKSFSRSSVLHVHQRVHTGEKPYKCDECGKGFSQSSNLRIHQLVHTGEKSYKCDDCGKGFTQRSNLQIHQRVHTGEKPYKCDDCGKDFSHSSDLRIHQRVHTGEKPYTCHECGKGFSKSSKLHTHQRVHTGEKPYKCEQCGKGFSQRSHLLIHQRVHTGEKPYKCDDCGKGFSHSSNLHIHQRVHTGEKPYQCAKCGKGFSHSSALRIHQRVHMGEKIHKCHEYYKGFDQNSHLHSNRRRKTL